Proteins encoded together in one Salmo trutta chromosome 3, fSalTru1.1, whole genome shotgun sequence window:
- the LOC115173168 gene encoding cytochrome b-245 heavy chain-like isoform X1, whose product MGNWIINHGLTYFILVVWMAINIFLFVWFYFLYDLGDRFFYTRHLLGSALAWARAPAAVLNFNCLLILLPVCRNLLSVVRGSFVCCGRTMRKQLDKNISFHKLVAYMIGLMTAVHIIAHLLNVERYYNSWHGEYDALSMALSRLNDSGNTTYLNPIRSTTTTPNLLVFTTIAGITGVIITLALILMITSSMEFIRRSYFEVFWFTHHLFIVFFAGLVIHGAGRIVRGQTNANPPYNITFCKDHIEDWGKKKMCPIPQFAGGFPQTWMWVIGPMVLYVCERLLRFIRYIQAVKYRKIVIRPSKVLELQLVKNGFKMDVGQYVFLNCPAISQLEWHPFTMTSAPEEDFFSVHIRSVGDWTQKLISIVEQLPEGAQGPKMGVDGPFGTASEDVFDYEVAMLVGAGIGVTPFASILKSIWYKFKDSNPELRTRKIYFYWLCRETHAFEWFADLLQVLEREMEERGMGNFLTYKLYLTGWDQSHATHVMVHADADTDVVTGLKQKTNYGRPNWDKEFEQVCKENPTSVVGTFLCGPVVLATVLSKKCVKYTDVDPRKTKFYFNKENF is encoded by the exons GTTTTTCTACACGCGACACCTTTTAGGG TCCGCGTTGGCCTGGGCCAGAGCCCCTGCTGCCGTCCTCAACTTCAACTGCCTGCTGATTCTGCTGCCTGTGTGTCGGAACCTGCTGTCTGTTGTCCGCGGCTCCTTCGTG TGCTGTGGGCGAACTATGAGGAAACAGCTGGACAAAAATATCAGTTTCCACAAGCTGGTGGCCTACATGATTGGCCTGATGACAG CGGTTCACATCATTGCCCATTTGCTGAACGTGGAGCGGTACTACAACAGCTGGCATGGAGAGTATGATGCCCTCAGCATGGCCCTGTCCAGACTGAACGACTCGGGCAACACCACCTACCTGAACCCAATCCGCTCTACAACCACT ACTCCGAACCTCCTGGTGTTCACCACCATCGCTGGGATCACGGGCGTAATCATCACACTGGCACTCATCCTTATGATCACCTCGTCCATGGAGTTCATCAGGCGCAGCTACTTCGAGGTCTTCTGGTTCACACACCACCTCTTCATTGTCTTTTTTGCTGGGCTGGTCATCCATGGAGCCGG ACGCATAGTTCGAGGTCAAACAAACGCCAATCCGCCATATAATATCACCTTCTGTAAAGATCATATAGAAGACTGGGGGAAGAAGAAAATGTGTCCCATCCCTCAGTTTGCAGGGGGGTTCCCACAG ACCTGGATGTGGGTGATAGGTCCCATGGTCCTCTATGTGTGTGAGCGCTTGCTGCGCTTCATCCGCTACATTCAGGCTGTCAAATACAGAAAG ATAGTGATTCGGCCGTCCAAAGTACTGGAACTGCAGCTGGTGAAGAATGGTTTCAAAATGGACGTGGGCCAGTACGTCTTCCTCAACTGCCCAGCCATCTCCCAGCTGGAGTGGCACCCCTTCACCATGACCTCTGCCCCCGAGGAGGACTTCTTCAGCGTGCACATTCGCTCTGTAGGTGACTGGACCCAGAAACTCATCAGCATCGTGGAGCAGCTCCCTGAGGGGGCTCAGGGACCGAA AATGGGTGTGGATGGACCGTTTGGTACGGCCAGTGAGGATGTGTTTGACTACGAAGTCGCCATGCTGGTTGGCGCTGGAATCGGAGTCACCCCCTTCGCCTCCATCCTCAAGTCCATCTGGTACAAATTCAAGGACTCCAACCCTGAGCTACGCACCAGAAAA ATCTACTTCTATTGGCTGTGCAGGGAGACGCATGCATTCGAGTGGTTTGCAGATCTGTTGCAGGTgctggagagggagatggaggagagaggcatGGGAAACTTCCTCACCTACAAACTCTACCTCACTGGATGGGATCAGAGCCAT GCAACTCATGTGATGGTTCATGCGGATGCGGACACGGATGTGGTCACTGGTCTGAAGCAGAAAACCAACTACGGCAGGCCCAACTGGGATAAGGAGTTTGAACAAGTGTGCAAAGAGAATCCGAC GTCAGTGGTGGGCACGTTCTTGTGTGGCCCTGTGGTCTTAGCTACCGTCTTGTCAAAGAAATGTGTCAAATACACGGACGTCGATCCCCGAAAGACCAAATTCTACTTCAACAAGGAGAACTTCTGA
- the LOC115173168 gene encoding cytochrome b-245 heavy chain-like isoform X2, translated as MGNWIINHGLTYFILCCGRTMRKQLDKNISFHKLVAYMIGLMTAVHIIAHLLNVERYYNSWHGEYDALSMALSRLNDSGNTTYLNPIRSTTTTPNLLVFTTIAGITGVIITLALILMITSSMEFIRRSYFEVFWFTHHLFIVFFAGLVIHGAGRIVRGQTNANPPYNITFCKDHIEDWGKKKMCPIPQFAGGFPQTWMWVIGPMVLYVCERLLRFIRYIQAVKYRKIVIRPSKVLELQLVKNGFKMDVGQYVFLNCPAISQLEWHPFTMTSAPEEDFFSVHIRSVGDWTQKLISIVEQLPEGAQGPKMGVDGPFGTASEDVFDYEVAMLVGAGIGVTPFASILKSIWYKFKDSNPELRTRKIYFYWLCRETHAFEWFADLLQVLEREMEERGMGNFLTYKLYLTGWDQSHATHVMVHADADTDVVTGLKQKTNYGRPNWDKEFEQVCKENPTSVVGTFLCGPVVLATVLSKKCVKYTDVDPRKTKFYFNKENF; from the exons TGCTGTGGGCGAACTATGAGGAAACAGCTGGACAAAAATATCAGTTTCCACAAGCTGGTGGCCTACATGATTGGCCTGATGACAG CGGTTCACATCATTGCCCATTTGCTGAACGTGGAGCGGTACTACAACAGCTGGCATGGAGAGTATGATGCCCTCAGCATGGCCCTGTCCAGACTGAACGACTCGGGCAACACCACCTACCTGAACCCAATCCGCTCTACAACCACT ACTCCGAACCTCCTGGTGTTCACCACCATCGCTGGGATCACGGGCGTAATCATCACACTGGCACTCATCCTTATGATCACCTCGTCCATGGAGTTCATCAGGCGCAGCTACTTCGAGGTCTTCTGGTTCACACACCACCTCTTCATTGTCTTTTTTGCTGGGCTGGTCATCCATGGAGCCGG ACGCATAGTTCGAGGTCAAACAAACGCCAATCCGCCATATAATATCACCTTCTGTAAAGATCATATAGAAGACTGGGGGAAGAAGAAAATGTGTCCCATCCCTCAGTTTGCAGGGGGGTTCCCACAG ACCTGGATGTGGGTGATAGGTCCCATGGTCCTCTATGTGTGTGAGCGCTTGCTGCGCTTCATCCGCTACATTCAGGCTGTCAAATACAGAAAG ATAGTGATTCGGCCGTCCAAAGTACTGGAACTGCAGCTGGTGAAGAATGGTTTCAAAATGGACGTGGGCCAGTACGTCTTCCTCAACTGCCCAGCCATCTCCCAGCTGGAGTGGCACCCCTTCACCATGACCTCTGCCCCCGAGGAGGACTTCTTCAGCGTGCACATTCGCTCTGTAGGTGACTGGACCCAGAAACTCATCAGCATCGTGGAGCAGCTCCCTGAGGGGGCTCAGGGACCGAA AATGGGTGTGGATGGACCGTTTGGTACGGCCAGTGAGGATGTGTTTGACTACGAAGTCGCCATGCTGGTTGGCGCTGGAATCGGAGTCACCCCCTTCGCCTCCATCCTCAAGTCCATCTGGTACAAATTCAAGGACTCCAACCCTGAGCTACGCACCAGAAAA ATCTACTTCTATTGGCTGTGCAGGGAGACGCATGCATTCGAGTGGTTTGCAGATCTGTTGCAGGTgctggagagggagatggaggagagaggcatGGGAAACTTCCTCACCTACAAACTCTACCTCACTGGATGGGATCAGAGCCAT GCAACTCATGTGATGGTTCATGCGGATGCGGACACGGATGTGGTCACTGGTCTGAAGCAGAAAACCAACTACGGCAGGCCCAACTGGGATAAGGAGTTTGAACAAGTGTGCAAAGAGAATCCGAC GTCAGTGGTGGGCACGTTCTTGTGTGGCCCTGTGGTCTTAGCTACCGTCTTGTCAAAGAAATGTGTCAAATACACGGACGTCGATCCCCGAAAGACCAAATTCTACTTCAACAAGGAGAACTTCTGA
- the cstf2 gene encoding cleavage stimulation factor subunit 2 isoform X5: MCTTSSCAAFLSAKGLGTGAPIIESPYGDNIVPDEAPESISRAVASLPPEQMFELMKQMKLCVQNSPQEARNMLLQNPQLAFALLQAQVVMRIVDPEIALKMLHRQTPVQPLVPNSQAGPVPVANQPIPPPNAPVSQSQPMPGMHMNGAPQMMQPPPIGGGPGPMPGQGLVGPPGGIQPPIGMPQGGPVPIDRGQGNLQHSPVGSSGQAAIERPQGPGGIPPRGLLGDGPNDPRGGTLLSVTGEVIEPSRGGGFIGAPPPHQGPPMHMTQMVGGPPPDMRPPHDMRGPPMGEPRGMMGEPRGPPMGEPRGMMGEPRGPPMGEPRGMMGEPRGPPMMEPRGPPMETRGRDPRAVDTRGPVSGQRVPMAQGMQGPPPHSMNPNAPPTARPGPGVPQSGGSFSPGQSQVTSQDHEKAALIMQVLQLTPEQIAMLPPEQRQSILILKEQIQKTAGAP, translated from the exons atgtgcactacgtcatcatgcGCAGCCTTTTTATCCGCAAAAG GTTTGGGGACGGGGGCCCCTATCATTGAGTCTCCCTACGGGGACAACATAGTGCCAGATGAGGCTCCAGAGTCTATAAGCAGAGCTGTGGCCAGTCTGCCGCCAGAGCAGATGTTTGAGCTCATGAAACAGATGAAG CTGTGTGTGCAAAACAGTCCCCAGGAGGCCAGGAACATGCTGTTGCAGAACCCCCAGCTGGCCTTTGCCTTGCTCCAGGCCCAGGTGGTCATGAGGATCGTAGACCCTGAGATCGCCTTG AAAATGCTTCACCGTCAAACCCCAGTGCAGCCATTGGTTCCCAACAGTCAAGCTGGACCAGTGCCAGTGGCCAACCAGCCTATTCCACCGCCCAATGCTCCAGTCTCCCAGTCACAGCCAATG CCGGGCATGCACATGAACGGAGCCCCCCAGATGATGCAGCCCCCTCCCATAGGTGGAGGACCTGGGCCCATGCCAGGGCAGGGACTGGTGGGACCACCAG GTGGGATACAGCCACCAATAGGAATGCCTCAGGGAGGTCCCGTTCCTATCGATAGGGGACAAG GAAACCTCCAGCACTCTCCCGTAGGATCGTCTGGGCAAGCTGCTATCGAGCGGCCTCAAG GACCAGGTGGTATCCCCCCCAGAGGCCTGCTTGGCGACGGCCCCAACGACCCCCGAGGAGGAACCTTGCTCTCAGTCACAGGAGAGGTCATCGAACCCAG TCGTGGAGGAGGCTTCATTGGCGCCCCCCCACCACACCAGGGGCCCCCCATGCACATGACCCAGATGGTTGGCGGGCCTCCTCCGGACATGAGGCCGCCTCACGACATGAGAGGACCCCCCATGGGTGAACCGAGAGGCATGATGGGAGAGCCCCGGGGACCCCCCATGGGTGAACCGAGAGGCATGATGGGAGAGCCCCGGGGACCCCCCATGGGTGAACCCAGAGGCATGATGGGAGAGCCCCGGGGACCCCCCATGATGGAGCCCAGGGGACCCCCCATGGAGACAAGAG GTCGTGACCCCAGAGCGGTGGACACCCGTGGACCAGTGTCAGGCCAGAGGGTTCCCATGGCCCAAGGAATGCAGGGTCCCCCCCCTCACTCCATGAATCCTAATGCCCCTCCAACTGCCAGACCG GGTCCTGGTGTACCACAGTCCGGAGGTAGCTTCAGCCCAGGGCAAAGCCAGGTGACCTCACAGGACCATGAGAAG GCTGCCTTGATCATGCAGGTGCTGCAGCTGACCCCAGAACAGATTGCCATGCTGCCCCCAGAGCAGAGGCAGAGCATCCTCATCCTCAAAGAGCAGATCCAGAAGACGGCCGGGGCGCCCTAA